In the Gammaproteobacteria bacterium genome, one interval contains:
- the holB gene encoding DNA polymerase III subunit delta' codes for MALGMDRVLPWQQEPWRQLMARKAAGRFPHALLIGGPAGIGKRAFAAALAGALLCEESAGAACGRCPGCLQFAGGAHPDYGLWEPEEDAVALKIHQIREMNQTIFLTRSRGPYKVCVVNPADAMTPAAADSLLKTLEEPPPLTVLLLVSHRASQLSATIRSRCQAVRLAPCYGEPASGWLQAQGLDEAAATNLLGITGGTPLRALALAGEGALEEGGRVAAEVRDLAHGRADPVTVAQRWSKIGLEVVLPWLQGLIQDAIRGACDPSGASLRHVVTDESPAHLSLGHELALLFAIDARLNRLAEALAQRHSLSHNSLAEQIAIPLYQAGGRGK; via the coding sequence ATGGCCCTGGGGATGGATCGAGTGCTGCCCTGGCAGCAGGAACCCTGGCGCCAGCTGATGGCACGCAAGGCCGCGGGACGCTTCCCCCACGCCCTGCTCATCGGTGGCCCCGCCGGCATTGGCAAGAGGGCCTTCGCGGCGGCCCTGGCCGGCGCCCTGTTGTGTGAGGAAAGCGCAGGCGCCGCGTGCGGCCGCTGCCCGGGCTGTCTTCAGTTCGCCGGCGGCGCCCATCCGGATTACGGCCTGTGGGAGCCCGAGGAGGACGCGGTGGCCCTCAAGATCCACCAGATCCGGGAGATGAATCAAACCATCTTTCTGACCCGCAGCCGCGGGCCCTACAAGGTCTGTGTGGTCAATCCGGCGGATGCCATGACGCCCGCCGCGGCGGACAGCCTCCTGAAGACGCTGGAGGAACCGCCGCCCCTGACGGTGCTGCTGCTGGTCAGTCATCGCGCGAGCCAGTTGTCGGCCACCATCCGCAGTCGCTGTCAGGCCGTCAGGCTTGCCCCCTGTTATGGCGAGCCGGCCAGCGGCTGGCTGCAGGCCCAAGGCCTCGATGAGGCGGCCGCCACCAACCTGCTGGGCATCACGGGTGGCACCCCTTTGCGCGCCCTGGCCCTGGCGGGGGAGGGGGCGCTGGAAGAGGGGGGCAGGGTGGCCGCCGAGGTCCGGGACCTCGCCCACGGCCGGGCGGACCCCGTGACGGTGGCGCAACGCTGGTCCAAGATCGGACTGGAGGTGGTGCTGCCGTGGCTGCAGGGCCTCATCCAGGACGCCATACGTGGAGCCTGCGATCCCTCCGGGGCGAGCCTGCGCCACGTCGTGACGGACGAGAGCCCCGCCCACCTGTCGTTGGGCCATGAATTGGCGCTATTATTCGCCATCGACGCCCGCCTGAACCGCCTCGCCGAGGCCCTGGCCCAGCGTCACAGCCTCAGCCACAACAGTCTCGCGGAGCAGATCGCCATTCCGCTCTACCAGGCGGGCGGCCGTGGTAAATGA
- the tmk gene encoding dTMP kinase, with the protein MTGRGRFITVEGIEGAGKSTHMPAIRRVLEARGHRVLMTREPGGTPVGERIRELLLQPTAEGMAVDTELLLMFAARAEHVGRVIRPALDAGSWVLCDRFTDATFAYQGGGRGIEAARIEALEDWVQGDLRPDLTLILDVSPATGMARIGPRGHQDRIEREGTEFFERIREAYLERAARHPGRYRVIDGGADLATVQARLTAVLEALP; encoded by the coding sequence GTGACCGGGCGCGGGCGATTCATCACCGTGGAAGGCATCGAGGGCGCGGGCAAGTCCACCCACATGCCCGCGATCCGGCGCGTTCTCGAGGCCCGCGGCCATCGCGTGCTGATGACCCGCGAACCCGGAGGCACGCCCGTGGGCGAGCGCATCCGGGAGCTTCTGCTCCAGCCCACGGCAGAGGGCATGGCGGTGGATACGGAACTGCTTTTGATGTTCGCCGCCCGCGCCGAGCATGTGGGGCGGGTCATCAGGCCGGCCCTGGATGCCGGCTCCTGGGTGCTGTGCGATCGCTTCACCGATGCCACCTTCGCCTATCAAGGCGGCGGCCGGGGTATCGAGGCGGCGCGTATCGAGGCCCTGGAGGACTGGGTGCAGGGTGATCTGAGGCCGGACCTGACCCTCATACTCGATGTATCGCCGGCCACCGGGATGGCGCGAATAGGCCCGCGCGGCCACCAGGACCGCATCGAGCGCGAGGGAACCGAATTCTTCGAGCGTATCAGAGAGGCCTATCTGGAGCGCGCCGCCCGCCACCCGGGGCGCTACCGCGTCATCGATGGCGGGGCCGACCTGGCCACCGTGCAGGCGCGCCTGACCGCCGTGTTGGAGGCCCTGCCCTGA
- the mltG gene encoding endolytic transglycosylase MltG, whose product MIRPSSPGAHGDGGNPASGGGGWLARVLFRLAGLLVLSSSLAVGVLWYGWKAAMETPIRVPDEGLIYEIPQGVSFRTIMQDLARRGIVAKPFYLRVEARYSGDAGRIKAGEYLLNPGLTHRQLLDELVRGEVIQHTLTLVEGWTFPEMMAAVAGHDKLQARLSESDPEAVMAALGRAGEHPEGRFLPETYHFPKGTTDVAFLAQAYRAMERVLAEEWSQREVDLPYETPYEALIMASIVEKETGQAGERSEVAGVFVRRLRRGMRLQTDPTLIYGLGADFDGNLRRVDLRTDTPYNTYTRHGLPPTPIAMPGRAAIHATLHPAGGEALYFVSRGDGTHHFSATLREHQNAVNEYQRGRRSP is encoded by the coding sequence ATGATCCGACCCAGCAGTCCCGGTGCGCACGGAGACGGCGGCAACCCTGCCTCCGGAGGCGGCGGCTGGCTGGCCCGGGTGTTGTTTCGCCTCGCGGGCCTGCTGGTGCTCTCTTCCAGCCTCGCGGTGGGGGTCCTGTGGTACGGCTGGAAGGCTGCCATGGAGACCCCCATCCGGGTGCCGGACGAAGGCCTGATCTACGAGATCCCGCAGGGCGTGAGTTTCAGGACCATCATGCAGGACCTGGCCCGCCGGGGGATTGTCGCAAAGCCATTCTATCTGCGCGTCGAGGCTCGTTACAGCGGCGATGCCGGCCGCATCAAGGCCGGTGAATACCTGCTGAATCCGGGGCTGACCCACCGCCAGTTGCTCGATGAGTTGGTGCGGGGAGAGGTCATCCAGCACACCCTGACCCTGGTGGAAGGATGGACGTTCCCCGAGATGATGGCCGCGGTGGCCGGCCATGACAAACTACAGGCACGCCTCTCGGAGTCCGATCCCGAGGCCGTGATGGCGGCCCTGGGACGCGCGGGCGAGCATCCGGAAGGCCGCTTTCTCCCCGAGACCTATCATTTCCCCAAGGGCACCACCGACGTGGCCTTCCTCGCCCAGGCCTACCGGGCCATGGAACGGGTGCTGGCGGAGGAATGGTCGCAGCGGGAGGTGGATCTCCCCTATGAGACGCCCTACGAGGCGCTCATCATGGCGTCCATCGTGGAGAAAGAGACGGGCCAGGCCGGCGAGCGATCCGAGGTGGCCGGCGTATTCGTGCGCCGTTTGCGCCGCGGCATGCGCCTGCAGACGGACCCCACGCTGATCTACGGCCTCGGGGCGGACTTCGACGGCAACCTGAGGCGGGTGGATCTGCGCACGGACACACCGTATAACACCTATACCCGCCACGGCCTGCCTCCCACCCCCATCGCCATGCCCGGCCGCGCCGCCATCCACGCCACCCTCCATCCGGCCGGCGGTGAGGCCCTGTATTTCGTATCCCGCGGGGACGGCACCCACCACTTCTCCGCGACCCTGCGGGAACACCAGAACGCCGTCAACGAGTACCAGCGCGGGAGGCGGTCGCCGTGA
- the pabC gene encoding aminodeoxychorismate lyase encodes MINGTPQGTVSPDDRGLNYGDGLFETCAVRDGRPLLWERHRERLHRGCRQLRIPPPAAATLDDEVTALCRDQQQAVVKVLLTRGSGGRGYRPPAKAEPLRIVSIHPWPQQVEERARRGISVRRCITPSSANPALARIKHTSRLENVLARAEWSADDPAEGLMLNLEGEVVEGTASNVFMVKDDMLYTPSLERSGVAGIVREVLLEGAAEAGIPVAVTAIPVAQLKQASEVFVCNSVAGIWPVVWFDGTAMPQGPLTRRLQGILAAKDALAYPLEA; translated from the coding sequence ATGATCAACGGTACACCCCAGGGAACGGTGTCTCCTGACGACCGTGGTCTCAATTACGGCGATGGCCTGTTCGAGACCTGTGCCGTGAGGGATGGTCGGCCCTTGCTGTGGGAGCGCCATCGGGAACGTCTCCACCGCGGCTGTCGCCAACTCAGGATCCCCCCACCCGCCGCGGCGACCCTCGACGACGAGGTCACGGCGCTGTGCCGGGATCAACAGCAGGCCGTAGTGAAGGTGCTGCTGACACGAGGATCCGGCGGGCGCGGTTACCGGCCTCCGGCCAAGGCGGAGCCCCTGCGCATCGTCAGCATCCATCCCTGGCCGCAACAGGTGGAGGAACGGGCGCGCCGGGGTATCAGCGTAAGGCGCTGCATCACCCCGTCGTCGGCCAACCCGGCTCTGGCGCGCATCAAGCACACCTCGCGGCTGGAGAACGTCCTGGCCCGTGCCGAATGGTCCGCCGACGATCCTGCCGAAGGCCTGATGCTGAATCTGGAAGGCGAGGTAGTGGAGGGCACCGCTTCCAACGTCTTCATGGTGAAGGACGATATGCTCTATACGCCGTCCTTGGAACGGAGCGGCGTGGCGGGGATCGTCCGCGAGGTACTCCTGGAAGGGGCGGCGGAGGCCGGCATCCCGGTGGCCGTGACGGCCATTCCCGTGGCACAGCTCAAGCAGGCCTCCGAGGTCTTCGTCTGCAACAGCGTGGCCGGGATCTGGCCCGTCGTCTGGTTCGATGGTACCGCCATGCCACAGGGCCCCCTGACCCGCAGGTTGCAGGGGATCCTGGCGGCAAAAGACGCATTGGCCTACCCGCTGGAGGCCTGA
- the fabF gene encoding beta-ketoacyl-ACP synthase II — protein MRRRVVVTGLGMVSPVGNTVEDTWRNIVAGKSGMAPITHFDVSDFSVRFAATVKDFDVSQYIKPKEAKKMDPFIHYGIAAGMQAIQDSGIAVTEANAERIGIAIGSGIGGLPGIEKGCDALVRGGARKVSPFFVPSNIINMIAGNLSIEYGIKGPNYGIVTACSTGTHNIGDAGRMIERGDVDVMVAGGAEMATCPLGVAGFASARALSTRNDEPERASRPWDVGRDGFVLADGAGVVVLEEYEHAKARGARIYCELAGFGMSSDAYHMTAPSPGGEGASRCMEIALADAGMTPEAVDYINAHGTSTPAGDIAETDAIKHTFGDHAYKVAVSSTKSMIGHLLGAAGGVEAVFCILALRDQVAPPTINLEEPDPQCDLDYVPKEARQMKLDVAMSNSFGFGGTNGTLIFKHVT, from the coding sequence TTGAGAAGACGGGTTGTCGTAACGGGCCTGGGCATGGTGTCGCCCGTGGGGAATACGGTCGAAGATACCTGGCGGAACATCGTTGCCGGCAAGAGTGGTATGGCCCCCATTACCCACTTCGATGTCTCGGACTTCAGCGTGCGCTTCGCGGCTACGGTGAAGGACTTCGACGTCTCGCAGTACATCAAGCCCAAAGAGGCCAAGAAGATGGACCCCTTCATCCACTACGGCATCGCCGCCGGGATGCAGGCCATACAGGATTCGGGTATAGCGGTCACCGAGGCCAATGCCGAGCGCATCGGCATTGCCATCGGATCAGGCATCGGTGGTCTGCCGGGCATCGAAAAAGGTTGTGATGCCCTGGTCCGGGGAGGCGCGCGCAAGGTCTCACCCTTCTTCGTGCCCAGCAACATCATCAACATGATCGCCGGCAACCTGTCCATCGAGTACGGCATCAAGGGGCCCAACTACGGCATCGTCACGGCCTGTTCCACGGGCACCCACAACATCGGTGACGCCGGACGCATGATCGAGCGGGGCGACGTGGATGTCATGGTGGCCGGCGGCGCCGAGATGGCCACATGCCCCCTCGGGGTGGCCGGTTTCGCATCTGCCCGGGCTCTGTCCACCCGCAACGACGAGCCGGAGCGCGCGAGCCGTCCCTGGGACGTGGGCCGGGACGGCTTCGTGCTGGCGGACGGCGCCGGTGTCGTGGTGCTGGAGGAATACGAGCATGCAAAGGCGAGGGGCGCCCGCATCTACTGTGAACTGGCGGGCTTCGGTATGAGCAGCGACGCCTACCACATGACCGCGCCGTCCCCCGGCGGCGAGGGCGCCAGCCGCTGCATGGAGATTGCCCTCGCCGATGCCGGTATGACGCCGGAGGCGGTGGATTACATCAACGCCCACGGCACCTCCACCCCGGCAGGTGACATCGCCGAGACCGATGCCATCAAGCATACCTTCGGCGACCACGCATACAAGGTGGCCGTGAGTTCCACCAAGTCCATGATCGGTCATCTGCTGGGGGCCGCCGGCGGCGTCGAGGCGGTGTTCTGCATCCTCGCCCTGCGTGACCAGGTGGCGCCACCCACCATCAACCTGGAAGAGCCGGATCCCCAGTGCGACCTGGATTATGTCCCCAAGGAGGCCCGACAGATGAAGCTGGACGTGGCCATGTCCAACTCCTTCGGCTTCGGCGGCACCAACGGCACCCTGATTTTCAAACACGTCACCTGA
- the acpP gene encoding acyl carrier protein, translating to MSSIEERVKKIVVEQLGVKEDEVNGEASFVDDLGADSLDTVELVMALEEEFNCEIPDEEAEKITTVKQAVDYVNQHLD from the coding sequence ATGAGCAGCATTGAAGAACGCGTCAAGAAGATTGTCGTGGAACAGCTCGGCGTAAAAGAAGATGAGGTCAATGGTGAAGCCTCATTCGTGGATGATCTCGGCGCGGATTCCCTGGACACCGTTGAACTGGTGATGGCCCTCGAGGAAGAGTTCAACTGTGAGATTCCGGACGAAGAGGCGGAGAAGATCACCACGGTCAAGCAGGCCGTCGATTACGTCAATCAGCACCTGGACTGA
- the fabG gene encoding 3-oxoacyl-ACP reductase FabG — MRLENEIAVVTGASRGIGRAVALTLGAEGATVCGTATTEDGAEMITRMLAEQGVMGRGFCLDVTDGGAVMAVLGDIETRFGAPSILVNNAGITRDNLVLRMKEDEWDDVVGTNLTGVYRVTKGVTKGMMKARRGRIINISSVVARLGNAGQVNYCAAKSGVEGMTRALARELAPRGITVNAVAPGFIETDMTRGLSAEHRETLKDQIPLGRLGSAEDVAQAVVFLASPAGAYITGETLHVNGGMYMS, encoded by the coding sequence GTGCGGCTTGAAAACGAGATCGCAGTGGTGACGGGGGCGAGCCGGGGTATCGGCCGGGCCGTGGCCCTGACCCTGGGGGCCGAGGGTGCCACGGTCTGCGGCACCGCCACCACGGAAGACGGGGCGGAGATGATCACCCGAATGCTGGCTGAACAGGGTGTCATGGGGCGGGGCTTCTGCCTCGATGTCACCGACGGTGGGGCCGTCATGGCGGTGTTGGGAGACATCGAGACCCGTTTTGGCGCACCATCCATCCTCGTGAACAACGCCGGCATCACCCGCGACAATCTCGTGCTGCGCATGAAAGAAGACGAGTGGGACGATGTGGTGGGCACTAACCTGACCGGTGTCTACCGGGTCACCAAGGGCGTCACCAAGGGCATGATGAAGGCCCGCCGCGGCCGCATCATCAACATTTCTTCGGTGGTTGCAAGGCTTGGCAACGCCGGGCAAGTCAATTACTGTGCCGCCAAATCCGGCGTCGAGGGCATGACCCGGGCATTGGCTCGGGAACTTGCCCCCAGGGGCATCACGGTGAACGCGGTTGCACCGGGTTTCATCGAGACGGACATGACCCGGGGGCTGTCCGCAGAGCACCGCGAGACCCTGAAGGACCAGATCCCCCTGGGCCGACTGGGTTCGGCGGAGGACGTGGCGCAGGCCGTGGTCTTTCTGGCCTCCCCGGCGGGGGCCTACATCACCGGCGAGACGCTCCACGTGAACGGCGGTATGTATATGTCTTGA